Below is a window of Acidimicrobiia bacterium DNA.
CTCGGTCGCCGGCCGGCGTCGTCGGAGCCGTACCACGAGTACGAGTTACTCATGTCCGCCCCGGTGCTGAACACGCCGTTGGCGCCGCGCAGGATCACCACCTTGATGTCATCGTCGGCCGCGAGCTCCTCGAGGTGCTCGCCCATGGCGCGACGCATCACCGGGTCGTAGGCGTTGCGTCGATCCGGATTGTCGATCGTGAGTCGCGCGACGTGGGCGACCGGGTCTCGCTCGAGACGAACCCGCATGTCACGTTCGCTCGTATCCATCGTGACCTAGCTTTCGAAGAAGAACTCCTGTGCGTTCTGGTACAGGTAGGCGTCGAGGACGTCCGGTGAGATCTCCAGCGCCGCCGCTTCGGTGATGCACCGGGTGATCGAGAGTACCGGCGAGTCCGAGGCGAAGATCACCCTTCCCCGGCCTCGCGTGGACATGAAGTGCAGCAGCGACTGCGGAAGGTGACGCGGCGACCAGGCGGAGGTCATCAGCCGGAGGTTCGCGTACTTGATCATCAGGCGGATCGCCGTGTCCCACCAGGGATCCGCGCCGTGGATCATGCACAACTCGAGCTCCGGGAACCGAACGCAGACGCGATCGAGATGGATCGGGTTCTGCACGTCCCCCGGGATCGGCGGACCGGGCAGCCCGGTGTTGATGCACACCGGGAGGCCGAGCTCGCAGCACTTCGTGTAGAGGGGGAAGTACACCGCATCGCTCGGTGGGTACATGCCGTCGCCCCAGAAGCTGGGACCGACGATCGTGTAGGCGACCTGATGATCGGCCACGAAACTCTCGAGTGCCCGCAGGTTCGGCATGGGGCGCAGGAGATCGTGGCCGCTCGCGCCGAGACTGAAACGGTCCGGATACGCATCGACGAACGAGAGCGCACGGGTCGACGGTTTCCGGAAGCTGCTCAGGAGCACGCACCGTTCCACCCCCATGCGGTCCATCTCGTCGAGCAGCTCGGGAAGTTCCCGGCTCGTGAACATGGACTCGCCCGCCTTGAAGTAGTCCTCCTTGACGCGCACCATCCATCCGGGTTGCTCCGTGTCGCCCATGTCCGTGTTGACGAGCAGGTCATGTGCTCGTGCCACGACCCCCATCGACGGTTCCTCCTCCCCGAGATCAGCGGTCGCCGTCAGGAGCGAGCACGCGCGCTTGGACCTCGCGGAAGGGGAGGCCCAAGTTCTGGTCCGGCTCCCTCGGGAGCCCGAGCGCGCGCTCACCGATGACGTTGCGCTGGATCTGGTCCGTGCCGCCGTAGATCGACGACGCGGCGGCGAACACCAGCGCCTCGGCATAGCGCCCGCCGACGGGGCCGTCGGGGGACCACAGCATTGCGGCAGGCCCGAGGATGTCGCACGCGATCTCGGTGGAGAGCTTCGCGATGCGAGATTGCGCGAGCTTCCCGATGTTGGCCAACCCCGCACCTCGGCCGCGCGCCGTCTCCGGCACCGATCGCTTGGCCGTCCACTCGCCGGTCCTCACGCACTCGACCAGGCGCGCAAGCTTCTGACGGATCACGGGATCGTGCTCTCGTCCGCACGACCGGGCGAGTTGGAAGAGCTCGTCGACCGCGAGCACCTTGCTCGTCGATGCGGGTGGCGCGCGCCGGGCCGCGTCGCCGGCGCGCAGCGCGAGGAAGCCGCCTTTGGGCCCCGCGGGCGGGAACCCGCTCATGATCCCACCGGCACCGATTCCCGCGCGTTCGAACATGAGGGTGGTCTGCGTGACCGCCCATCCGTTGTTCCGGCCTCCGATGAGGTCGGCGTCGGCGACGACCGCGTCGTCGAAGAAGACCTCGTTGAACAAGGCGTGGCCCGTGGCCTCGACGAGAGGCCTGATGGTCACCCCGGGCTGGTCCAACGCGAAGGCGAACCACGAGATGCCGGCGTGCTTCGGCACGTCGAAGTCGGTGCGGGCGAGCAGCATCCCGTAGTCCGCGCCCATGGCCATGGAGCTCCAGACCTTCTGACCGGAGATCAGCCAGTGGTCGCCGTCACGGGTTGCGCGCGTCGAGAGACCGGCCAGATCCGATCCCGATCCCGGTTCGCTGAACAGCTGGCACCACGCGACCGAGCCGTTGTAGATCGCGGGAACGAACCGCTCGATCTGCTCCTTCGTGCCGTGGGTCGAGATGGTGGGCGCGGCCATCAGGAGCCCGAGACCACTCGGCGGTTGGACCGCTCCGTGACGCTGGAAGGCGGCGCGCACCGCGACCACCGAGCGCCGCGAGTAGCCGAGTCCTCCCCATTCGCGCGGGAAGTGCGGGGCCGTCCAGCCGCACGCACCGACCCGTTCCCACCACTCGGCGACGGTCAGATCCGGGTCCCAGTGCTCCTCGAGCCAACGCGACACGTCGGCGAGCAGCTCGGCATCGTCGTCCGTCGGCGCGGCAACGGTTTCGGTCACGCGGCAGCTCCGTGCCCGAGCAGGTTCAGGCAGTTGTCCCGCATCACGAGGCGAATCTCGTCGTCGGCGAACGCGTGGAGCTCCTTGACGAAGTCGGCGGGGCGCGCCAGCCCCTCACCGTGGGGCCAATCGGACCCGAAGAGCACCCGTTCGACCCCGATGAGGTCGGCGAGCTTGCGCATGTCCTCCTCGTAGTACGGCGTCACCCACACGTGCTGCCGGATGGTTTCGAGTGGGCTCTGCTGGAAGGCCCACGGCGTCTGGTTCGCCTGCTTCGTCAACCGCTTCACCAACAGGTGCAGCCAGTCGGAGCCGTTCTCGATGCTGGCCACCCGCAGAGCCGGGTGACGGTCGAACACACCGTGCACGACCATGCTGCCGATCGTGTCGTGGATCGGCCGGTCCGACACCACCAACTTCGTGAGGACGTCGACACCGCGGAACGGCTCGAAGTAGTCCCTGGCGCCCCACGCGCCGGCGAATGCCTCGTAGCCGCTGTCGCCGAGGTGGAAGGCGACCGGGACCGACGCCTCGGCGAGGCGTGCCCAGACGGGGTCGTGCGCGGGATCGCCGAACGACCGGCCACTGATACTCCCGACGGTCGGCACCGGCGCCGGGCGAATGTGCACGATGCGCGCACCTCGTTCGAGCAGCCACTCGAGTTCGACGAGCGCGGCGTCGGGATCTGCGAGCGACAGCATCGGGACCGCGATGGTCCGGTCCTGGTACGAGAACCCCCAGTCCTCGTCGAGCCAGCGATTGAACGCGCGCAAGGTGGCCATGGTGGCCGGGATGTCGTCGCGCAACGCCTGCTCGATGCCACAGCCGAGCGTCGGGAACAGCACCACGGCGTCGAGGCCCTGCGCGTCCATCACCGCGATCCGAGCGTCGCGGTCCTGATACTCCGGACGCAAGGGTTCGACCTGCATGAGCGAGCGAGGGTCGACACCTTCGGGCACCTGACCGCGGAACATCAAGTCCATGCAGCCCGCCACGATGATCGGATCGAACGTCGGGTTCGGGATGAAGCGGAACCTCCGGCCACCGGCGAGCAGCAGCGTGTGGCTGCCCTGTTGCACCGCCTGCACGCCGCGCTCCCGGAAGTCGCGGTCGAGGTGGCGGGTGCACGCGTCCACCGTCTCGTAGTAGTGGTTGTCGGCGTCGACGGCGCGGCGCTCAGCGTCCATGACCACTCCGTTCGCTCGGCCCGCACGATCGCAACGCGGGAAACATTATAAGGTTTTGACGATGGACGCGCCGGAGGCGTCGTGACGACGACGAGGACCACACGATCACGCGAGAAGCCGGAGCAGATCGCCGACGAGCTCCGCGCGCTGATCGTCAGCGGCCGGCTCGCCGAAGGCGAGTCTCTCGGTCGGGAAGGGGATCTCATCGAGCGCTTCGGCGTGTCGCGCCCGTCGCTGCGCGAGGCGCTGCGCATCCTCGAGGCGGAAGGACTGATCACGGTCGTGCGCGGAGTGCTCGGCGGCGTCATCGTCCATCAGCCCAACGAGCGCATGACGGCGAGGACCGCCTCGCTCGTCCTCCAGGCACGCAACGTGACACTCGGTGACGTGCACCAGGCGCGCACGGTGATCGAACCGGCTGCAGTGCGGATCCTCGCGTCGTCGGCGCGGCGCAGGGCGGTCGACGAGCTCGAGTCCCTGGTCGAAGCGCAACGCGCGGTCCTCGACGATCCGGAAGCGTTCGGGCGCGCGAACGCGCGGTTCCACGAACGGCTGGTCGCGCTCACGGGGAACCAGACGTTGGGCATCGTCGCGGAGATGCTCAACGAGGTCGTCGCGCGTGCGGTGACCGCGGTGAGCCGAACGAAGCCGCCGAGCAGCTCTCTCGCGACGCGCCGCCGTGGGATCCGGTCGCAGGAACGGCTGATCGAGCTCATCGCGATGGGTGCGAGCGTCGACGCCGAGGTTCACTGGCGGGCGCACATGGAAGCCGTCGGCAAGGTGATGATCGGCCAGCAGGCCAAGTCCGTCATCGACCTCTTCGATCACTACTGAACCGCCGGATCACTCGCCGGCCGACTGGAGCGCGGTGAAGTCGAGCTCGGGCAGCGGTTGGTGGCTGAGCGCCCCACCGTCGATGGTCAACTGCGTACCCGTCACGTACTTCGACTCGTCCGACGCCAGGTACACGACGCCGGCAGCGACGTCGGCGGGCTCTCCGAGATACGGCAGCAGCACGTTCTTCTCGAACGCGGCGCGGAGCTCGGGGTTCGCCAGGATCGCAGTCATCTGCGGCGTTGCCCGTGAAGATGAAGCCGACGATGATGGCGTTGGCGCGGATCCGCTCCTTGCCGTAGTCGACGGCCATCTGGCGCGTGATGGAATTGATCGCGCCCTTGGAGGCTTGGTACGCGGGTCGTCCCGGCAACGACTGCTTGCTCGAGGTCGCCGAGATGTTGACGATCGAGCCCGCACCGGCCCGGCGCATCTCGGGGATCGCGTACTTGGTCGCCCAGAAGGTGCCCTTCAACGAGATCCGCATGATGTTGTCGAAGGTGTCGTTGTCCATCGTGTCGATGTGGGAGTCCCTCCCGCTCCCCGCATCGTCCGAGATCGCGTTGTTCACCAACGTCGTCAGCGCACCGAACTCGTCGACCGTCGCGCGCACCGCGCCGGCGACCTGGTCCTCGTGGCCGTTGTCGGCACGCACGTACAGGGCTCGCCCGCCCGAGTCCCGAACCCCGGACTCGACCTCGCGGCCCAAGTCTGCGGAGCGGCCGGTGAAGGCCACGGCTGCGCCTTCACGGGCCAGCATCTCGACGACACCGCGGCCGATCCCACGTGTCCCGCCGGTCACCAGCGCTACCTTGCCCTCGAGCCTCATGGTCGTCCCTGCTTTCGTTCCGGCGTGGTGAATACATATAAAGGTATGTACCCTCACGCCGGCAAGTCACGCGCGCTGGGCGACCGAGACCGGGAGAGGCAATGAACGAGATGCCGTCGACGAGTTCGCCGATGCCCGGTCCGCTCGACGGCGTCCGGGTGCTCGACCTGTCACAGGTCGTGTCCGGCCCGATCTGTGCACGCGTGCTCTCGGATCTCGGTGCGGACGTCGTGAAGGTCGAGCCACCCGAGGGCGACGTCATCCGCACGCTCGAGCCGCGCGTCGGCGACGAGCCCGTGAGCGTCTACTTCACCTGGGCGAACGCCGGAAAGCGTTCGGTCTCGATCGACGTGCGCGCGCCGCGCGGCAACGATCTCGTGCGAGAACTCGCGGCGACGAGTGACGTCGTGCTCGAGAACTTCCGACCCGGCGTCCTGGAGAAATTCGGGCTCGACGCCGACACGTTGCTCGCGCGCCGTCCCACGCTCGTCTATTGCTCGATCAACGGATGGGGCTTCGCGAACTCGTGGTCGCAGCGGAGGGCGTACGCCGCGATGGTGCAGGCCGAGGTCGGGCGCGTCGAGCTCGACGCGCGCCTTCGGAACGCGCCGCCCGAGCAGAGCCCCCACGTGGACGGCGACATCACCCCGGGGCTCCTCGCCGCCAGCGCGGTCGTGGCAGCCCTCTACCAACGCGAGCGCACCGGGCGGGGTCAGCACCTCGACGTCTCGATGGCGGAAGCGCTCTTGTACACCGACGAGTGGACGTCGACCGAGCTCGCATCCTACGACGGCCCTCGAATCCCGGACACGTGGAACTATCCGATCTTCAGGTTGGCCGACGGCACCGACGCAGCGTTCATGGGCGACCCCCACCGCCGTCTGCCCGAGGTCGCCGCCGCACTCACGGACGCACCGGTCGCCCCTACCGAGTCACGCGAGGAGACGCTCGAGGTCCTCGGGCGGCTGTGCGCGAACGTGCCGGACTTCGCGTCGCTCGAGGCCCGGCTCGACAAGTTCGGGTTCCTCGTGGGCGAAGTCCGCACCGTGCGCGAGCTGGCCGAGACACCGTGGGCGCGCGAACGCGAGGTGTTCGTCGAGGTGGAGCCGGGAGCGCGGGTCACGTCGGCACCGTTCCGTTCCGACACCTCGGCCATCGGCGTTCGCGGCCCGGCCCCCCGCTTCGGGGAGCACACGCGCGCCGTGCTGCGCGAACGTCTCGACCTCTCCGACGACGCGCTCGATCAGCTCGAGGCCGACGGCATCATCACGTCCGCGTGACGGCGACCACGACACCTACGCTTCCCACATGAGCGAGATCTCCTACGCCCGGGGTACGCCGACCTCGGCCTCGTTGCCCGCGGCTACCCGACGGAGCAGTCGCAGCACGCGTTCGGACTCTCGTTCAGCTCACGACTCCGGTCGCGTGGTGGTTCCTCGCAGGCATCCACACCGCGGGGCCGCGCCTCACGCCCCAGACCTTCAAGCAGGGCCTCTTCTCCATTCCGCCGCGTGGCGGCGCGCTGGCCGGGCAGCCCGACACCAGCCTGGTGGCGTACGGCAAGGGCCCGAAACTCCCGTACGACGAGTACGCCCTGAGCGGTTACGACTTCGCTCCGTACTGGTGGGACACCGAGACGACGGGTCCGTCGAACGGCCTCGGCACCGTGGGTAAGGGTGTCGGGTTCTTCGCCGGTGGCGCCAAGCGCTACGTGGCGACCACCTGGCCGAAGAAGGAGTTCGCGTGGTTCGACAAGAGCCAGTCGATCGACGAGTTCCTCACTCCTGCGACGCCACGGCTCGGATACGCCGGTGACTGCAAGGGCTGCCCGTCGACCGGCGGCTCCGGACAACCGGGCGCGCCGAGCCAGACCGCCGTCGTCTTCAAAGCCGGCGGCGACGGCGCCGCGGCCGCGTAACGAGTGAGCAGCTCAGCGGGCACGGTCAGCGCACCCGCACCGGCACCGAGCTGTAGCCACGCACCGTGCTGGTGTGCACCCACTCGAGCCCGCGCTCGTCGATCTCCCAAGTCGGGAACCGCCGCAGCGTCTCGGTGAGCCCGACCGTGCCCTCGAGGCGCGCCAGCGCGGCCCCGATGCAGAAGTGCGTGCCGTACCCGAACGCGAGGTGCCGGTCGATCACCCGCCGCACGTCGAAGCGGTCGGGATCCTCGAAGTGGCGCTCGTCGCGGTCGCCCGAACCGTTGAGGAGCGCGAGTCGCGAGCCGCGCGGGATGACGGTGCCGTGCAACTCGACGTCGCGCGAAACCCATCGCGACTGGATCGGCGACGGCGCCTCGTAGCGCAGGAGCTCCTCGATGGCGTTCGGCACGAGCGATGGCTCGTCGATCAGGAGCTGGCGCTGGTCGGGGTGCTTCGCCAACGTCACCGCCGCGAAACCGAGCAGCCGGGCCACCGTCTCGGTGCCCGCTGACGAGATGAGCTGCACGAAGCCGGCGATCTCGTCGAGCGTCAACGTGCGAAGCTCACCGTCGTCGTCGATCTCCGCGTGCACCAAGCCGCTGATGAGGTCGTCCTGCGGATCCGCGCGCCGTTGCTCCATGAGCTCGGGCAGGATCGCCCACGCGTCGTTCGCGATCTCACCGCTCTCCGAGACCAGCGAGCGATCGATCCCGTGCCTCAGCATCGTGTCACCGTCGTCGATGTGCAGGCTGCTGTCGGCCCGTTCGCGGAACTCGGCCGCATAGCCGTCGGGGTAGCCGACCAGAGCGAGGATCACGGTGGGCGGCAGCAGGCCGGCGAACGTCTCGATGTAGTCGAACTCGTCCTGCCCGTCGACGGTATCGAAGAGGTCGTTGCAGAGCTTGGCGATTCGGCGCTCGAGGTCGGCGATCCGCCGGGGCGTGAAGGCGCGGCTCACGAGCTTGCGCAGGCGTGTGTGCTCCGGCGGGTCCTTCATGATCATCATCGGGATGTTCTCGTACGGCTCGTCGGCGATCATCTCCAACACGATGCCGTGACCGGACCGGTACGTGTCGGTGTCGAGCAGCCCGTTGAGCACGTCGTCGTAGCGGCTCAGCGCGTAGAACCCGTGCCGCTCGTTGAAGTACACCGGCGACTCGTCGCGCAACCGCTTCCACGCGGGATACGGGTCGGCGTCGATCGCGTAGTCGTACGGGTCGTAGTAGAGATCGGTGACGGTCATCCCCGCTACTCCTGAGATCCCGCGGTGCGATGCACCATACTCACTCACTCGCCCGCGCGGCCGGGCTCGTTTCCGCGGGATCGGATTGCAGTCCGAACGAGTTGAACGCCATCGCCAGCAACGCGTAGGCGCCCACGGTGAAGACCAGATCCATCAGCTGACGTTCGTCGAGCGCGTCAGCA
It encodes the following:
- a CDS encoding CoA transferase, with protein sequence MPGPLDGVRVLDLSQVVSGPICARVLSDLGADVVKVEPPEGDVIRTLEPRVGDEPVSVYFTWANAGKRSVSIDVRAPRGNDLVRELAATSDVVLENFRPGVLEKFGLDADTLLARRPTLVYCSINGWGFANSWSQRRAYAAMVQAEVGRVELDARLRNAPPEQSPHVDGDITPGLLAASAVVAALYQRERTGRGQHLDVSMAEALLYTDEWTSTELASYDGPRIPDTWNYPIFRLADGTDAAFMGDPHRRLPEVAAALTDAPVAPTESREETLEVLGRLCANVPDFASLEARLDKFGFLVGEVRTVRELAETPWAREREVFVEVEPGARVTSAPFRSDTSAIGVRGPAPRFGEHTRAVLRERLDLSDDALDQLEADGIITSA
- a CDS encoding SDR family oxidoreductase gives rise to the protein MTAILANPELRAAFEKNVLLPYLGEPADVAAGVVYLASDESKYVTGTQLTIDGGALSHQPLPELDFTALQSAGE
- a CDS encoding amidohydrolase family protein — translated: MGVVARAHDLLVNTDMGDTEQPGWMVRVKEDYFKAGESMFTSRELPELLDEMDRMGVERCVLLSSFRKPSTRALSFVDAYPDRFSLGASGHDLLRPMPNLRALESFVADHQVAYTIVGPSFWGDGMYPPSDAVYFPLYTKCCELGLPVCINTGLPGPPIPGDVQNPIHLDRVCVRFPELELCMIHGADPWWDTAIRLMIKYANLRLMTSAWSPRHLPQSLLHFMSTRGRGRVIFASDSPVLSITRCITEAAALEISPDVLDAYLYQNAQEFFFES
- a CDS encoding FCD domain-containing protein, which produces MTTTRTTRSREKPEQIADELRALIVSGRLAEGESLGREGDLIERFGVSRPSLREALRILEAEGLITVVRGVLGGVIVHQPNERMTARTASLVLQARNVTLGDVHQARTVIEPAAVRILASSARRRAVDELESLVEAQRAVLDDPEAFGRANARFHERLVALTGNQTLGIVAEMLNEVVARAVTAVSRTKPPSSSLATRRRGIRSQERLIELIAMGASVDAEVHWRAHMEAVGKVMIGQQAKSVIDLFDHY
- a CDS encoding cytochrome P450, whose protein sequence is MTVTDLYYDPYDYAIDADPYPAWKRLRDESPVYFNERHGFYALSRYDDVLNGLLDTDTYRSGHGIVLEMIADEPYENIPMMIMKDPPEHTRLRKLVSRAFTPRRIADLERRIAKLCNDLFDTVDGQDEFDYIETFAGLLPPTVILALVGYPDGYAAEFRERADSSLHIDDGDTMLRHGIDRSLVSESGEIANDAWAILPELMEQRRADPQDDLISGLVHAEIDDDGELRTLTLDEIAGFVQLISSAGTETVARLLGFAAVTLAKHPDQRQLLIDEPSLVPNAIEELLRYEAPSPIQSRWVSRDVELHGTVIPRGSRLALLNGSGDRDERHFEDPDRFDVRRVIDRHLAFGYGTHFCIGAALARLEGTVGLTETLRRFPTWEIDERGLEWVHTSTVRGYSSVPVRVR
- a CDS encoding acyl-CoA dehydrogenase family protein, whose amino-acid sequence is MTETVAAPTDDDAELLADVSRWLEEHWDPDLTVAEWWERVGACGWTAPHFPREWGGLGYSRRSVVAVRAAFQRHGAVQPPSGLGLLMAAPTISTHGTKEQIERFVPAIYNGSVAWCQLFSEPGSGSDLAGLSTRATRDGDHWLISGQKVWSSMAMGADYGMLLARTDFDVPKHAGISWFAFALDQPGVTIRPLVEATGHALFNEVFFDDAVVADADLIGGRNNGWAVTQTTLMFERAGIGAGGIMSGFPPAGPKGGFLALRAGDAARRAPPASTSKVLAVDELFQLARSCGREHDPVIRQKLARLVECVRTGEWTAKRSVPETARGRGAGLANIGKLAQSRIAKLSTEIACDILGPAAMLWSPDGPVGGRYAEALVFAAASSIYGGTDQIQRNVIGERALGLPREPDQNLGLPFREVQARVLAPDGDR
- a CDS encoding amidohydrolase family protein, producing MDAERRAVDADNHYYETVDACTRHLDRDFRERGVQAVQQGSHTLLLAGGRRFRFIPNPTFDPIIVAGCMDLMFRGQVPEGVDPRSLMQVEPLRPEYQDRDARIAVMDAQGLDAVVLFPTLGCGIEQALRDDIPATMATLRAFNRWLDEDWGFSYQDRTIAVPMLSLADPDAALVELEWLLERGARIVHIRPAPVPTVGSISGRSFGDPAHDPVWARLAEASVPVAFHLGDSGYEAFAGAWGARDYFEPFRGVDVLTKLVVSDRPIHDTIGSMVVHGVFDRHPALRVASIENGSDWLHLLVKRLTKQANQTPWAFQQSPLETIRQHVWVTPYYEEDMRKLADLIGVERVLFGSDWPHGEGLARPADFVKELHAFADDEIRLVMRDNCLNLLGHGAAA